In Ammospiza nelsoni isolate bAmmNel1 chromosome 20, bAmmNel1.pri, whole genome shotgun sequence, one DNA window encodes the following:
- the PPP1R26 gene encoding protein phosphatase 1 regulatory subunit 26, protein MFLMDAPPLVALQTKWESFGPARNCRYPVCFPESDSNVTRTSVSAKVQMIINNLQSQEPALGMNNECGCVVQKKQKGEKGSSARVTSSTTLLQKHPQYTQCGCPEDSDGSEVEGNVEFETLLLDSDSDDSVDRGIEEAIQEYLKTKSKSAQSLPRNAERSGNVGRDKRFKREFSQNKVASNLLPVKFNAEMLSEEYLSDHLGIGKRIQPASPQSISSDDSFEQSIQAEIVQFLNEKKQQEISKCVTEEDKKDSRVRSVLKCNKEATNRTNCGAIKQGCNALLLRHHPKLQKSSAQSKCLQSKIQAEPSDFSQVNQAYLEMGTASQPWLVEEDEGSAAHYWEPREALIQESMHTSDSSSDDGIEEAIQLYQLEKIRKEAGHAANCVPLQREPFDPKGMADISASLTISSTKSASPEIHKNPTSNKRKEVNSKSTGLESTSNDFNKLFKPLKKARHFALPENKITACELTLQASCRADTSAELMCAEAILDISKTIMPSQMGSDNKSLTADSFFSPQLLSSSRCESDSSLVDSDDSIEQEIRAFLALKAQSENLGTKPPSLSRSMQMPLPSDPNSLTGTLEPALPKTLKLSLSRKRRLKREGRTAKQGGSKVPEQLETGLFQPGHHSKFPVLQEEPALSSPTELRDAQSNKDPRQQQLMSPKLSASDGSRCVPLDSVNPFLQVQSSTKKPVKNPIQTPEREGSGDESSSLDSDEDLDSAIKDLLQSKRKLKKKSKDQKAQCKKKVRFSETETQLLDEFSGLQQNEWKCKNPSLLKSCLSKPRKAVRENAVRNPPDNMKLPNDKPETMKNLESNLQLKKGNKPKPVSNQRGAKNRKCAFPAVSDASDSSSVDSDDSIEQEIRRFLAEKAKDSASNSEMQKGDASLDLLRATKQTGNKGKAKQQPVENEIDLVLGQSRKTEAAQQTEEVKNSQRTEGKSAMLAGSGKCASSAENVPTTGQSKAKQGLGGVRGGAAEELPGSATGKRNVHNTEPPKPSRNEGCKVRKVMNAKPRSKRKNTFQLKISSKFIAGLKYARDRKKSMLLNKKQKAERLLSQSSALGMETASQDTDVLNPLPKGEITPAIKEPSSSQKLIVGGASPHVAESCAGAGCVQEAAEGCRKADAPGDQSQCSLPSQEWSVAAGKADKVGRGTSRAENTQMWIKEGDIHQGSWADPAADPPHPECSVGKADKASREPAQHSAQVDSKGGNNQLDKRPDPSLACPRHEFHVTAAAVHDSGGARADNSVQMCIKEEKADRQGEIQVSSSKMEGKIPVLQNREAASEVHQGQEFLTKTCAKFTDLPAGDCPGSLLGKKVSNM, encoded by the coding sequence ATGTTCCTTATGGATGCTCCTCCTCTGGTAGCTCTTCAGACAAAATGGGAGTCCTTTGGGCCAGCAAGGAATTGTAGATACCCCGTGTGCTTCCCTGAGTCCGACAGCAACGTCACCAGAACCTCCGTGAGCGCCAAAGTTCAGATGATCATAAACAACCTGCAAAGCCAAGAGCCTGCCCTGGGTATGAACAATGAGTGTGGCTGTGTTGTGCAGAAGaaacagaagggagaaaaaggcagcagtgccagagtcACATCCAGCACCACGCTGCTGCAGAAGCATCCTCAGTACACCCAGTGTGGGTGCCCCGAGGATTCTGATGGCAGCGAAGTGGAAGGGAATGTAGAGTTCGAGACTCTGCTGCTCGATTCTGACAGCGACGATTCTGTGGACCGAGGTATAGAGGAAGCCATCCAGGAGTacttgaaaacaaaaagcaaaagtgCCCAGTCGTTGCCAAGGAATGCAGAGCGTTCTGGGAATGTGGGCAGAGACAAAAGGTTTAAGAGGGAGTTCTCCCAGAACAAAGTGGCTAGTAACCTCCTCCCTGTGAAATTTAATGCAGAGATGCTCTCTGAAGAGTACCTGTCTGACCACCTGGGAATTGGGAAAAGAATCCAGCCTGCTTCCCCTCAGAGCATCAGCAGCGATGACTCCTTTGAACAGAGCATACAAGCTGAAATAGTGCAGTTCTTGAATGAGAAGAAGCAGCAAGAAATTAGTAAATGTGTTACCGAGGAGGATAAAAAAGATTCCCGTGTGAGATCTGTCCTGAAATGCAACAAAGAAGcaacaaacagaacaaactgTGGTGCTATAAAGCAAGGTTGTAATGCACTTCTCCTGAGACACCATCCCAAGCTGCAGAAATCCAGTGCCCAGTCCAAGTGTTTGCAGTCCAAAATCCAAGCAGAGCCCAGTGATTTCAGCCAGGTGAACCAAGCTTATCTAGaaatgggcactgccagccagccctggctcgtggaggaggatgagggaagTGCAGCTCATTACTGGGAGCCAAGGGAAGCACTCATCCAGGAGAGCATGCACACATCTGACTCGAGCAGTGATGATGGCATTGAAGAAGCCATCCAGCTTTACCAGCTGGAGAAAATCAGGAAAGAGGCAGGTCATGCAGCAAACTGTGTCCCTTTGCAGAGGGAACCATTTGATCCAAAGGGTATGGCAGACATTTCTGCCAGCCTGACAATTAGCTCCACAAAAAGTGCCTCACCAGAAATCCATAAAAACCCTACAAGCAACAAGAGAAAAGAAGTTAATTCCAAGTCAACAGGATTAGAAAGCACCAGCAATGACTTTAATAAGCTGTTTAAACCACTGAAAAAAGCCAGACATTTTGCACTTCCAGAAAACAAGATTACTGCTTGTGAGCTCACATTGCAGGCCTCTTGCAGAGCAGACACATCTGCAGAACTCATGTGTGCAGAAGCTATCCTGGATATTTCCAAAACAATCATGCCATCCCAAATGGGAAGTGACAACAAATCCCTTACTGCAgactctttcttttctccccagCTTCTCTCCTCCTCCCGTTGTGAAAGTGACAGCAGCCTTGTGGACAGTGATGACAGCATAGAGCAAGAAATCAGGGCTTTTTTGGCTCTGAAAGCACAGTCAGAGAACCTTGGAACAAAACCTCCCAGCCTATCACGCTCCATGCAGATGCCTTTGCCTTCTGATCCAAACAGCCTCACCGGGACTCTTGAGCCTGCTCTGcccaaaacactgaaattatCCCTGAGTCGGAAAAGGAGACTTAAAAGGGAAGGCAGAACAGCAAAACAAGGGGGGTCAAAAGTAcctgagcagctggagacaggACTTTTCCAGCCAGGTCACCATTCCAaattcccagtgctccaggaggagccagccctgagcagccccacagaacTCCGGGATGCTCAGAGCAATAAAGACccgaggcagcagcagctgatgtcTCCCAAATTGTCTGCCTCTGATGGCAGTAGATGTGTGCCCTTGGACTCTGTAAATCCTTTTCTGCAGGTTCAGAGTAGCACAAAAAAACCTGTCAAAAACCCCATCCAAACCCCAGAGAGGGAGGGGTCAGGTGATGAGAGCAGCTCTCTGGACAGTGATGAGGACCTGGATAGTGCCATCAAGGACCTGTTACAGTCTAAAAGGAAGTTAAAGAAGAAATCCAAGGACCAGAAAGCTCAGTGCAAGAAGAAAGTCAGATTCAGTGAGACAGAAACTCAGCTGCTGGATGAGTTCAGTGGCCTCCAACAAAACGAGTGGAAATGTAAAAATCCCTCACTGCTAAAAAGCTGCCTCTCAAAACCTAGGAAAGCTGTGAGGGAGAATGCAGTCAGGAACCCTCCAGACAACATGAAACTTCCCAATGACAAGCCAGAAACCATGAAAAACTTGGAATCTAACTTACAGCTTAAAAAAGGCAATAAACCTAAACCAGTTTCAAACCAGCGGGGGGCTAAAAATAGGAAATGTGCtttcccagctgtgtcagatGCCAGTGACAGCAGCTCAGTGGACAGTGATGACAGCATTGAGCAGGAAATCAGGAGGTTTTTGGCAGAAAAGGCTAAAGACTCTGCAAGCAATTCAGAGATGCAAAAAGGTGATGCAAGTCTGGACCTACTTAGAGCAACCAAACAAACTGgtaataaaggaaaagcaaagcagcagccGGTGGAAAACGAGATTGACCTGGTGCTGGGTCAGAGTAGAAAGACTGAGGCAGCTCAGCAAACTGAGGAGGTGAAGAACTCTCAGAGAACAGAAGGGAAAAGTGCAATGTTAGCTGGCAGTGGAAAATGTGCTTCCTCTGCAGAGAATGTTCCTACTACTGGTCAGTCAAAAGCTAAGCAAGGACTGGGGGGGGTCAGAGGTGGTGCTGCTGAGGAGTTACCTGGGAGTGCAACAGGTAAAAGGAATGTCCATAACACAGAGcccccaaaacccagcagaaatGAAGGGTGTAAAGTGAGAAAAGTCATGAATGCAAAGCCCAGATCTAAGAGGAAGAATACCTTCCAACTGAAAATCTCAAGTAAATTTATTGCAGGTCTGAAATATGCCCGGGACAGGAAGAAATCGATGCTTTtgaacaaaaagcagaaagcagagcgTTTGCTCAGCCAGAGCAGTGCCTTGGGAATGGAGACAGCTTCCCAGGACACAGATGTACTTAACCCCTTGCCAAAAGGGGAAATTACACCAGCAATAAAAGAACCCAGTTCTTCTCAGAAACTCATTGTGGGAGGGGCGAGTCCCCATGTGGCAGAaagctgtgcaggagctgggtgtgtccaggaggcagctgagggtTGCAGGAAGGCTGATGCTCCAGGGGATCAGTCCCAGTGCAGCCTTCCCTCACAGGAATGGAGtgtggctgcaggaaaagctgataAGGTTGGCAGAGGAACCTCCAGAGCTGAGAACACCCAGATGTGGATCAAGGAGGGAGATATCCACCAAGGCAGCTGGGCTGACCCCGCTGCAGATCCCCCACACCCTGAGTGCagtgtgggaaaagcagatAAAGCCAGCAGAGAGCCAGCTCAgcacagtgctcaggtggacAGTAAGGGAGGGAATAACCAGCTGGACAAGAGGCCAGATCCAAGTTTAGCTTGCCCAAGGCATGAATTCcatgtgacagcagcagcagtgcatgATAGTGGAGGAGCACGTGCAGATAACAGTGTGCAGATGTgcattaaggaagaaaaagctgACAGGCAGGGAGAAATTCAGGTATCCAGCTccaaaatggaaggaaaaatacCTGTCCTGCAGAACAGGGAAGCTGCTAGTGAAGTACACCAAGGACAGGAATTTTTAACCAAAACCTGTGCAAAATTTACTGACCTACCTGCAGGGGATTGCCCAGGTTCCCTCTTGGGAAAAAAGGTTTCAAATATgtaa
- the PIERCE1 gene encoding piercer of microtubule wall 1 protein has protein sequence MAEPSPGVPRRFEELTFYRGYGQPPAHPRYRTANQSYGSRAPTVHELPNSFHTLPHTFSDHLGRFGMCRNESLNTSLEKSHCTGPDTFITAYEHMDFHPSYNPSGPSHCRDQPP, from the exons ATGGCCGAGCCCAGCCCGGGCGTGCCCCGGCGCTTCGAGGAGCTCACCTTCTACCGCGGCTACGG GCAGCCGCCGGCTCACCCCCGTTACCGGACCGCCAACCAGAGCTACGGCAGCAGGGCCCCCACGGTGCACGAGCTGCCG AATTCCTTCCACACCCTCCCGCACACGTTTTCGGATCACCTGGGCAGGTTTGGCATGTGCAGGAACGAGAGCCTGAACACGTCCCTGGAGAAGAGCCACTGCACCGGCCCCGACACCTTCATCACCGCCTACGAGCACATGGACTTCCACCCCAGCTACAACCCCAGCGGGCCCTCGCACTGCCGCGACCAGCCGCCGTAG
- the MRPS2 gene encoding small ribosomal subunit protein uS2m: MALPRLLRAAAPRLYSTAPAPVPAPAGSRPRADDDKLLTEPLNHPDFFSVKELFTLKDLFDARVHLGHKKGCRHRFMEPYIFGCRLDQDIIDLDQTMQHLQLALNFTAHVAYRGGIILFVSRRRQFCHLVESTARACGEYAHTRYWQGGLLTNANIQFGPGVRLPDLLIFLSTLNNVFEPHVAIRDAAKMNIPTVGVVDTNCNPCLITYPIPGNDDSPAAVELYCRLFRMTIIRAKDKRRQSEAVEELQRKAQGK, from the exons ATGGCGCTGCCGCGGCTCCTGCGGGCAG CAGCACCGCGGCTCTACAGCACCGCCCCGGCCCCGGTCCCGGCCCCGGCAGGCAGCCGGCCCCGCG CTGACGACGACAAGCTGCTGACAGAGCCTCTCAACCACCCCGACTTCTTCAGCGTGAAGGAGCTCTTCACCCTGAAAGATCTCTTTGATGCTCGGGTGCACCTGGGCCACAAAAAGGGATGTCGGCACAG GTTCATGGAGCCCTACATCTTCGGCTGCCGCCTGGACCAGGACATCATCGACCTGGATCAGACcatgcagcacctgcagctggcCCTCAACTTCACAGCCCACGTGGCCTACCGAGGGGGCATCATCCTCTTCGTCAGCCGCCGGCGCCAGTTCTGCCACCTGGTCGAGAGCACGGCGCGGGCGTGCGGGGAGTACGCGCACACCCGCTACTGGCAGGGCGGGCTCCTCACCAACGCCAACATCCAGTTCGGCCCCGGCGTGCGCCTGCCCGAcctcctcatcttcctcagCACCCTCAACAACGTCTTCGAGCCGCACGTGGCCATCCGCGACGCGGCCAAGATGAACATCCCCACGGTCGGCGTGGTGGACACGAACTGCAACCCGTGTTTGATCACCTACCCCATCCCCGGCAATGACGACAGCCCCGCGGCCGTGGAGCTCTACTGCAGGCTCTTCAGGATGACCATCATCCGTGCCAAGGACAAGAGGCGGCAGAGCGAGGCcgtggaggagctgcagagaaaagCCCAGGGCAAGTag
- the DIPK1B gene encoding divergent protein kinase domain 1B, giving the protein MRRIRRLVHLVLFCPFSKGLQGRLPGIKVKYLLVVWLGIFVGSWVAYMHYASYSELCRGHVCRMIICDQYKKGIISGSTCKDLCEERGLLFQRCLSSSPSQQVYRGLWRDREVIIKCGIGEALRAESRPDSVPRRDVVLFDKPTRGTSMDEFKEMLLNFLKSKLGDQPSLPALVSRIITMADVNRDGKVSLAEAKSIWALLQLNEFLLMFSLHEKEHTAKLLGHCGDLYVTEKIPHTSLYGVDVPPFLQSLLPSLAHQLIHQWFAPAWPRRAKIAIGLLEFVEEIFHGTYGSFYICESSLRNVGYNDKFDFKMVNLRKVATEMTIRGFLKGRHCEQNGDCTYGRDCTATCDKLLKQCKSDVVQPNLAKVCGLLQDYLLYGAPLELKEELQKQLRTCMTLSGLASQMEVHHSLVLNNLKTLLWKKISNTKYS; this is encoded by the exons ATGCGGAGGATCCGGCGGCTGGTGCATCTGGTGCTGTTCTGCCCCTTCTCCAAGGGCCTGCAG GGCCGCCTCCCAGGCATCAAGGTGAAGTACCTGCTGGTGGTGTGGCTGGGCATCTTCGTGGGCAGCTGGGTGGCCTACATGCACTACGCGTCCTACTCGGAGCTGTGCCGCGGCCACGTCTGCCGGATGATCATC TGTGACCAGTACAAGAAAGGGATCATTTCTGGCTCCACGTGCAAGGACCTGTGTGAGGAGCGTGGCCTCCTGTTCCAGcgctgcctctcctcctcccccagccagCAG gtgtACAGAGGGCtctggagggacagggaggtgatCATCAAATGTGGCATCGGGGAAGCCCTGAGGGCCGAGAGTCGCCCGGACTCCGTGCCCAGGAGGGACGTGGTGCTCTTCGACAAACCCACCCGGGGAACCTCCATGGACGAGTTCAAGGAGATGCTCCTCAACTTCCTGAAG TCCAAGCTGGGGGATCAGCCATCTCTTCCCGCCTTGGTGAGCCGGATCATCACCATGGCAGACGTGAACCGTGAcgggaaggtgtccctggcagaGGCCAAATCCATCTGGGCGCTGCTCCAGCTCAACGAGTTCCTCCTCATGTTCTCCTTGCACGAGAAGGAGCACACGGCCAAGCTGCTGGGGCACTGTGGGGACCTTTATGTCACCGAGAAGATCCCCCACACCTCCCTGTACGGGGTGGATGTCCCCCCTttcctgcagtccctgctgccttccctcgCCCACCAGCTCATCCACCAGTGGTTTGCGCCGGCCTGGCCCCGGCGCGCCAAGATCGCCATCGGCCTCCTGGAGTTCGTGGAGGAAATCTTCCACGGGACCTACGGCAGCTTCTACATCTGCGAGAGCAGCCTCAGGAACGTGGGCTACAACGACAAGTTCGACTTCAAGATGGTCAACCTGCGCAAGGTGGCCACGGAGATGACAATCAGAGGCTTCCTCAAGGGCCGGCACTGTGAGCAGAACGGGGACTGCACCTACGGGCGGGACTGCACGGCCACGTGTGACAAACTCCTGAAGCAGTGCAAGAGCGACGTGGTGCAGCCCAACCTGGCCAAGGTGTGCGGGCTGCTGCAGGACTATCTGCTCTATGGAGCTCCCCTGGAGCTGaaggaagagctgcagaaacAGCTCCGAACTTGCATGACCCTCAGTGGCCTGGCCAGCCAGATGGAAGTGCACCACTCCCTCGTGCTCAACAACCTCAAGACCTTGCTCTGGAAGAAGATTTCCAACACCAAATATTCCTAA